The following coding sequences lie in one Paracidovorax avenae genomic window:
- a CDS encoding lipase secretion chaperone, protein MAAARGRMAAALLAAAALGLAGWWVQRSTAGGAGEAGGRPASRPAADASTSALRPSGGPDPRFLAPRSAAELEVLQTDPLLGAGLRDTLETLLQEALDAGPTTDAATLKRRLEGLVDRHFPAAVRERALALAGRYVDYRAALGTVTPPADLSDPRALRASMEERDRLRERFFEPGEAAALFGGEAELDRHTLARLEILQDASRSPQEKARALQAAEDTLPAGLRAARQAYATPQAVAEQTAALDARQADDATRHAERSARYGAAAADALARLDGEERQWQQRLDQYQQARVTQGDGPALQKLREQLFTPEERLRVEGALALRSTRPGAAGGG, encoded by the coding sequence ATGGCTGCGGCACGCGGGCGGATGGCGGCTGCGCTGCTGGCGGCCGCGGCGCTGGGCCTGGCCGGCTGGTGGGTACAGCGCTCCACGGCGGGCGGTGCCGGCGAGGCGGGGGGGCGCCCTGCATCCCGCCCGGCGGCGGACGCCTCCACATCCGCGCTCCGGCCGTCCGGCGGGCCCGATCCGCGGTTCCTGGCGCCGCGCTCCGCGGCCGAGCTGGAAGTGCTCCAGACCGACCCGCTGCTGGGCGCGGGCCTGCGCGACACGCTCGAAACCTTGCTGCAGGAAGCCCTGGACGCCGGGCCGACCACCGACGCGGCCACGCTCAAGCGCCGGCTGGAGGGCCTGGTGGACCGCCATTTCCCGGCGGCGGTGCGTGAGCGTGCCCTGGCGCTGGCCGGCCGTTATGTGGACTACCGCGCGGCACTCGGCACGGTGACGCCGCCTGCGGACCTGTCCGACCCCAGGGCGCTGCGGGCATCCATGGAGGAGCGCGACCGGCTGCGCGAGCGTTTCTTCGAGCCTGGCGAAGCGGCCGCCTTGTTCGGCGGCGAAGCAGAGCTGGACCGCCACACGCTCGCGCGGCTGGAGATCCTGCAGGACGCCAGCCGCTCTCCGCAGGAGAAGGCCCGGGCGCTCCAGGCCGCCGAGGATACATTGCCCGCCGGACTGCGCGCCGCGCGGCAGGCCTACGCCACCCCGCAGGCGGTGGCGGAGCAGACGGCCGCGCTGGATGCCCGCCAGGCCGACGACGCGACGCGCCATGCGGAGCGCAGCGCCCGCTATGGCGCGGCGGCGGCCGACGCCCTGGCGCGCCTGGACGGCGAGGAGCGCCAGTGGCAGCAGCGGCTGGACCAGTACCAGCAGGCCCGGGTCACACAGGGCGACGGCCCGGCCCTGCAGAAGCTGCGCGAGCAGCTGTTCACGCCCGAAGAGCGGCTGCGCGTGGAAGGGGCCCTGGCGCTGCGGTCCACGCGCCCCGGTGCGGCGGGCGGGGGCTGA
- the hppD gene encoding 4-hydroxyphenylpyruvate dioxygenase, with translation MNTPLPHPAVQDTAAWENPMGTDGFEFIEYAAPDPQAMGRVFEGMGFKPVARHRHKNVTLYRQGEINFIINAEPDSFAQRFARLHGPSVCAIAFRVHDAKAAYERALNLGAWGYAGQAGPGELNIPAIKGIGDSLIYLVDRWRGKNGAKPGDIGNIGFFDVDFEPLPGVTAEEALNPKGHGLTYIDHLTHNVHRGRMIEWANFYERLFNFREIRYFDIEGQVTGVKSKAMTSPCGKIRIPINEEGKEKAGQIQEYLDMYNGEGIQHIAMGSDDLYATVDALRGAGVRLLDTIDTYYELVDKRIPDHGESVEELHKRKILIDGKKDAILLQIFSENQLGPIFFEFIQRKGDDGFGNGNFKALFESIELDQMRRGVLQGA, from the coding sequence ATGAACACCCCACTGCCCCACCCCGCCGTCCAGGACACCGCCGCCTGGGAGAACCCGATGGGTACCGACGGCTTCGAATTCATCGAATACGCCGCCCCCGATCCGCAGGCCATGGGCCGGGTGTTCGAGGGCATGGGCTTCAAGCCCGTGGCACGCCACCGCCACAAGAACGTGACGCTCTACCGCCAGGGCGAGATCAACTTCATCATCAACGCCGAGCCCGACAGCTTCGCGCAGCGTTTCGCGCGGCTGCACGGCCCCAGCGTCTGTGCCATCGCCTTCCGCGTGCACGATGCCAAGGCCGCCTACGAGCGTGCACTGAACCTCGGCGCCTGGGGCTATGCCGGGCAGGCCGGCCCGGGCGAACTGAACATTCCCGCCATCAAGGGCATCGGCGACAGCCTGATCTATCTCGTGGACCGCTGGCGCGGCAAGAACGGCGCGAAGCCGGGCGACATCGGCAACATCGGCTTCTTCGATGTCGATTTCGAGCCGCTGCCCGGCGTGACGGCCGAGGAGGCGCTGAATCCCAAGGGCCATGGCCTGACCTACATCGACCACCTGACGCACAACGTGCACCGCGGCCGGATGATCGAATGGGCGAACTTCTACGAGCGCCTGTTCAACTTCCGCGAGATCCGCTACTTCGATATCGAAGGCCAGGTGACCGGCGTGAAGAGCAAGGCCATGACCAGCCCCTGCGGCAAGATCCGCATCCCGATCAACGAAGAGGGCAAGGAAAAGGCCGGCCAGATCCAGGAATACCTGGATATGTACAACGGCGAGGGCATCCAGCACATCGCCATGGGCTCGGACGACCTCTACGCCACGGTGGACGCCCTGCGCGGCGCCGGCGTGCGCCTGCTGGACACGATCGACACCTATTACGAACTGGTGGACAAGCGCATCCCCGACCACGGCGAGAGCGTGGAGGAACTGCACAAGCGCAAGATCCTGATCGACGGCAAGAAGGACGCGATCCTGCTGCAGATCTTCAGCGAAAACCAGCTGGGCCCGATCTTCTTCGAGTTCATCCAGCGCAAGGGCGACGACGGCTTCGGCAACGGCAACTTCAAGGCGCTGTTCGAGAGCATCGAACTCGACCAGATGCGCCGCGGGGTGCTCCAGGGCGCTTGA
- a CDS encoding esterase/lipase family protein: MNGTLRGLGRFRALAARAALAFSLGCAFTAPAAHAQSGYTQTRYPIVLVHGLFGFDSALGVDYFYGIPDALRRDGAQVFVAQVSATNSTEVRGEQLLTQVRQVLAVTGAAKVNLVGHSHGGPTIRYVAGVAPQLVASVTSIGGVNKGSRVADVVRGVAPPGSVSEAVASAAAGALAQVISAASGGSGLPQKPTAALDSLTTAGAADFNRRFPQGLASGCGSGADVVNGVRYYSWTGTQPVTNVLDPSDAGLALLAPVHGEANDGLVSACSSRLGRHLGDYRQNHLDEINQLVGLRDLFSPDPVTLYRQHANRLKLQGL, from the coding sequence ATGAACGGAACCCTTCGCGGCCTCGGCCGCTTCAGGGCGCTGGCGGCGCGCGCCGCCCTCGCCTTTTCCCTCGGCTGCGCATTCACCGCGCCGGCCGCCCATGCGCAAAGCGGCTACACCCAGACGCGCTACCCCATCGTGCTGGTGCACGGCCTGTTCGGGTTCGATTCAGCCCTGGGCGTGGACTATTTCTACGGCATTCCCGATGCCTTGCGCCGGGACGGTGCGCAGGTGTTCGTGGCCCAGGTGTCGGCCACCAACAGCACCGAGGTGCGCGGCGAGCAACTGCTCACCCAGGTCAGGCAGGTGCTGGCCGTCACGGGCGCTGCCAAGGTGAACCTGGTCGGGCATTCCCACGGCGGCCCGACCATCCGCTACGTGGCGGGCGTGGCGCCGCAACTCGTGGCATCGGTCACGTCGATCGGCGGGGTGAACAAGGGCTCCCGCGTGGCGGACGTGGTGCGCGGCGTGGCGCCGCCGGGCTCGGTGTCCGAAGCGGTGGCGAGCGCCGCGGCCGGTGCGCTCGCGCAGGTGATCAGCGCTGCCTCGGGCGGCTCCGGCCTGCCGCAGAAGCCGACGGCGGCGCTCGATTCGCTCACCACGGCCGGGGCGGCGGACTTCAACCGCCGCTTTCCGCAGGGGCTGGCCAGCGGCTGCGGAAGCGGCGCCGACGTGGTGAACGGCGTGCGCTACTACTCCTGGACGGGTACGCAGCCGGTCACGAACGTGCTCGACCCGAGCGATGCGGGCCTGGCCCTGCTGGCGCCCGTGCATGGCGAGGCGAACGACGGGCTGGTGTCCGCCTGCTCTTCGCGGCTGGGCCGGCACCTGGGGGACTACCGGCAAAACCACCTCGATGAAATCAACCAGCTGGTAGGGCTGCGGGACCTGTTCTCTCCCGACCCGGTGACGCTCTATCGCCAGCACGCCAACCGGCTGAAGCTGCAGGGGCTCTGA
- a CDS encoding Lrp/AsnC family transcriptional regulator translates to MSASHALDRLDRAILRCLQDNGRETYDVIGEQVGLSPSAVLRRAKRLEDAGVIDRYVALVRPEAVGLGLTAYLNVRLEKHTESHKRNPMDLFRASVQTWPEVVECSALTGEMDYLLRVVVADMAHYSRFIMDTLLKHPSVQDCKTSFVLDRVKSTTAVPV, encoded by the coding sequence ATGAGCGCTTCCCACGCACTGGACCGGCTTGATCGGGCGATCCTGCGCTGCCTTCAGGACAACGGCCGCGAAACCTACGACGTCATCGGCGAGCAGGTGGGCCTGTCGCCCAGCGCGGTGCTGCGCCGCGCCAAGCGCCTGGAGGATGCCGGCGTGATCGACCGCTACGTCGCCCTGGTGCGTCCGGAGGCCGTGGGCCTGGGCCTCACGGCCTACCTCAACGTCCGCCTGGAAAAGCACACCGAAAGCCACAAGCGCAACCCCATGGACCTGTTCCGCGCGAGCGTCCAGACCTGGCCCGAGGTGGTGGAGTGCTCCGCCCTCACGGGCGAGATGGACTACCTGCTGCGCGTGGTCGTGGCCGACATGGCCCACTACAGCCGCTTCATCATGGACACCCTGCTCAAGCACCCCAGCGTGCAGGACTGCAAGACCAGCTTCGTGCTCGACCGCGTGAAGAGCACGACTGCGGTGCCCGTCTGA